The Streptomyces sp. V4I8 genome includes the window GAGACCCCGAGCTGGATGGCGTAGTAGACGGTGAGCAGATAGCCGCTCTGCGACAGCACCCCGATCGCGGCCTGCCGGGCGGCGTCCCGCGCGGTGAGGCCCCGCCACGACGCGCGCCCCACCGTGGCGGCGACGACGACCAGGATCGCGGCGAGCGGCAGGAACCGCCACATCAGGACCGTGACCGCGGCCGCGCTCCCCGCGCCGAGCTTGGCCCCGATGAACCCGGAGCTCCAGCAGAGGACGAAGGCGATCGAGAGCAGAGCGTTCACGGGGATCACACCCACTAGACAGATCGGTATACCTGACTCCAGGCCCCCACTATACAGATCGGTATACTCTCGGGGTATGGCCACCACGGAGCAGCCGCAGCGCATCACGATGACGCCTGCCGCACGGCGCGTCCTGGAAGCCGCCGAGCGGCTGTTCTACGAGCGCGGAATCCACGCCGTCGGAGTGGATCTCATCGCCGCGGAGGCGGGGGTGACCAAGAAGACGCTCTACGACCGCTTCGGCTCCAAGGAGCGGATCGTCGTGGAGTACCTGGCGGGCCGCGACGAGCGCTGGAGGGCGTTCCTCGCGCGGTACGTCGACGACCATCTCGACGCGGCGCAGGCGACGGCGCGGGCACGCGTCCTGGCCGTGTTCGACGCCTCCCGCGCATGGTCGGCGGAGCAGGCCTCCAAGGGATGCAGCATGGTCAACGCGCACGCCGAGATCAGCGACCCTGCCCACCCCGCCCACCCGGTCATCACGGGCCAGAAGGAGTGGATGCTGGCCCTGTTCACGGGCCTGGCCGAGGACATCACCTCGGATGCGCCGAACGGCGCGCTCGACGCGGACCGCTTGGGCCGTACCCTCATGCTCCTGCACGAGGGAGCCCTCGTCGCCCACGGCTTGAACGTCTTCCCGGACCCCATCGCGCACGCCCGCGAACAGGCCGAAGCTCTCCTCGAGCCGTACAGGGCGGCCATATAGGACGGAACCTGGCCTCTTCCCCGCCTACCGTGCCCGTATGGATCCCCTCGCCTTCGAGTCCGCCGCCGCCCTCGACACCTGGCTGGCCGAGCACCCCGCCCCGCACCCCGGCCTCTGGGTCAAGGTCGCCAAGAAGGGCTCCGGCATTCCCTCCGTCAGCGCCGCCGAGGTCAACGACGTGGCCCTGTGCCACGGATGGATCACGGGGCAGCGCAAGGGGCTCGACACGTCGTACTTCACGCAGCGGATCACCCCCCGCCGGCCCGGCAGCCTCTGGTCGATGGTCAACGTGCGGCGGGTGGCGGAACTGACCGCCGAGGGCCGTATGCACCCGTCGGGCCTCGCCGAAGTGGACGCCGCCAAGGCGGACGGACGGTGGGAGGCGGCCTACGAGTCGCAGAGCAACGCGCGGGTGCCGGGCGAGCTGAGCGCCGCGCTGGAGGAGAATCCCGCCGCCCGGGCGGCGTTCGAGAAGCTGGGCCGGACCGACCGCTACCAGGTCATGCTCGGCCTCCTGCGCGCCCGGACCCCGCGCGGCCGGGAGGCCCAAGTCGCCGCGATCCTGCGGGAGTTGACGAAGCACCGGTGAGCCGCACGCTCACCGGCGCCCCGCGCGGAAGCGTCACGCGTTCCGGATCGCCGAGATGTCGAAGTTCAGCTTGATCTTGTCGGAGATCAGCACGCCACCCGTCTCCAGGGC containing:
- a CDS encoding TetR/AcrR family transcriptional regulator, with protein sequence MATTEQPQRITMTPAARRVLEAAERLFYERGIHAVGVDLIAAEAGVTKKTLYDRFGSKERIVVEYLAGRDERWRAFLARYVDDHLDAAQATARARVLAVFDASRAWSAEQASKGCSMVNAHAEISDPAHPAHPVITGQKEWMLALFTGLAEDITSDAPNGALDADRLGRTLMLLHEGALVAHGLNVFPDPIAHAREQAEALLEPYRAAI
- a CDS encoding YdeI family protein — encoded protein: MDPLAFESAAALDTWLAEHPAPHPGLWVKVAKKGSGIPSVSAAEVNDVALCHGWITGQRKGLDTSYFTQRITPRRPGSLWSMVNVRRVAELTAEGRMHPSGLAEVDAAKADGRWEAAYESQSNARVPGELSAALEENPAARAAFEKLGRTDRYQVMLGLLRARTPRGREAQVAAILRELTKHR